The Hymenobacter sp. DG01 sequence AATTACCACGTCGTCGCGGCGGCCGCGCTGCTGCAGCCACTTGCCGATGATGGTTTCCGACTCGCCGCCGACGTGGCCCGGCACCCACACGGAGTAGCCGTCGGCGGTATCAATGGCATTACCGCCCCCGGCTACAAAGGCGTCGAGGATGCGGAAAGAGGTAGCCTCGTCGGCCGTCCAGCCGAAGACGTTGCCACCCAGCACGAGGGGCGCGATGCGCAGGCCGGAGCGGCCTAGTTCACGGTGTTGCATGCACGTAAGGAGTAGAAATGAAGGAGGATGAAGTAAGTAAACTGAATCAGCGTAGCAAGGTTGGCTACTTTTACTCTCCTTTCATTTGATGCTTATGGCCCGAAAGCTCGATACTCTGGAAGTAGTGGATGTTCTTAACCGGCCGGCGTGGCGGGCGTGGCTGGTAGCGCACCACGAGCAGCCCGTGGGCGTGTGGGTGGTGCTCCACAAGAAAAACAGCGTATCTGGCACCCTCACCTACGCCGAAGCAGTGGAAGAAGCCCTTTGCTTCGGCTGGATTGATTCCCTACCCCGCAAGCTTGATGGAACCCGCTACCAGCTCTACTTCTCGCCCCGTAAAAAAGGCAGCGTATGGTCGGCGGTGAATAAAAAGCGCCTTGAGCAGCTCCGTGCCGCCGGGCTGCTGATGCCGGCCGGGCAAGCCAAAATTGACCTGGCCCAGCAAGACGGCAGCTGGGCCGCCCTGGATGAAGTAGATGCCCTGCTGCTACCCCCTGACTTAGCCGCAGCCCTGGCCGCTACCCCCGCCGCCGAGCAAAACTTCCAACGCCTGGCCCCCAGCGTGCGCAAGCAACACCTGCAGCAGCTAACCGCCGTGCGCCGCCCCGAAACCCGACAGCGGCGCATTGCCCAACTGATAGAACAGCTGATGGCCGTAAAGTGAGCCTGGCTGCCCCAAGGCCGTTATCTTCGCGGCATGCTACGGTTTCGTTACTTGCTTTTCGCTTCGGGTATTTCGCTGCTGTTGGGCGCTGCGCCTGCTACCCCCGTAACCGAACGAAACTTTCAGAAGCAGTTCGATCAGTACGGGGTGCAGGGCTCTTTCTTGCTGTATGAAACGGGCACGGGCCGCTTCACGGCGTACAATGAAAAGCGCTGCCGCCAGGGCTTCCTGCCGGCTTCCACCTTCAAGATTCCGAACACGCTCATTGGCCTGCAAACCGGCGCCCTGCCCGATACGGCCACCGTTTGCAAATGGGATGGGGTGAAGCGCGACTTCCCGCAGTGGAACCAGGACATGAGCTACGCCCGGGCTCTGCGCGTGTCGTGCGTGCCGTGTTACCAGCAGTTGGCCCGCCAGGTGGGGGTAGGAACGTATAAGCAGTGGCTCCGGAAGCTGCGCTACCCCGGCATCCTGGTCACGCCTGCCACCCTCGATACGTTCTGGCTCGATGGTAATTCGCGCATCAGTCAGTTCGAGCAGATTGATTTCCTACGTCGGCTGCAGGCGGAAACCCTGCCCGTAGAAGTGCGGCATCAGCGGGCCGTGAAGCAGCTTTTGCTCCTGCAGAAAACGCCTAGCTATGCTCTCTACGGCAAAACCGGCTGGCGCTTTCGCTCCGACACCAACCCCGACAACGGCTGGTTTGTGGGCTGGGTGCAGCGCCCCGACGGCCGCACCGCCCTTTTTGCCCTTAATGCAGAACCCACCGGAGGGCAGGCCGCCGATACACGTTTTGCCGCCGGCCGCCGGGCTCTGACGGAAGATATACTGCGTGAAATGGGCTGGATGTAATGCTACCTACCGTCTAGGGAGGAATGGAAGCAGCCGCTTTACGCCTATACTTGCTTTTCCAGCACCCGCCAACCGTGGGGCGGTAGCACCACCTCTTGGCCTTCCTCGAGCATAAGCTGTTCACCGCTGAAAACATCCAGCCAAACACCAACCGCATCAGCCGGAATGAGGAGCGGTTGCGGCTCCGGGCTGATGTTAATGCCCGTGAGTATCGCCGCCAGCCCTTTTTGGCGCAGGAAGCTGTACGTGTCAGGGGGGCCAGGCAGGCGCTGAAAGCGGCTGAGCGAGTCGCCGTTTTGCAGGGCATAGTGGCGGCGCTTAAGCTGGAGCAGGCGGGTATAGAAATCCTGCAGGTGGTAGTCCTGCCAATCCACGGTATCTTTTTCGAAGAAGGCGAGGCGCTTGTTCAGGGCTGCTTCCTGGCCGGTGTACACCAAGGGCATACCCGGCAGCAGCACCGTCAGGACCGCAAACGGCAACGCCAGCGGACCGAGGCGCTCATATTCGGTGCCATCCCAGCTGTTCACGTCGTGGTTGCTGGTGAAGTGCATCAGGTACACCGAGGGCGGATACTTGGCCCGCTCAGCCGCCAGATACTCGTCGATGCCGTGCAGGGGCTGTTTGCCTTCCGCAATGTGGTCGAGGAGGTAGTGCAGGCGCAGGCCAAAGGTCATGTTGAAGGCCTTTTCCAGCAGCTTGGTATCGGAGTTGAACTGCTCCCAGGTCAGTCCGCCCGAGGGGTACAACTCGTCCCACTCGGCCAGCATAAACAGGGGCTTCACCGCATCCAACTCCAGGCGGGCAGCATCCCAGAAATCGGTAGGCACCAGGCCGGCCACGTCGCAGCGGTACCCGTCAATATCGGCTTCGCGCACCCAATAGAGTAGGGCATCGGTCATGTAGCGGCGCAGTTCGGGGTGGCGGTAGTCGAAGGCCACTACGTCGGTCCAGTCGGGCACGGGGGGTAGGAGGTTGCCCTGCGCGTCATGCTGATACCACTCGGGGTGCTGCTGCACCAGCGGGTTGTCCCAACTGGTGTGGTTAGCTACCCAATCGAGCAGCACCCGGAGGCCCAAATCGTGCGCGGTTTTCACCAGGTAGCGTAAATCATCCAGCGTCCCAAACTCCGGATTCACCCCGAAGTAGTCTTGCACGGCGTATTGGCTGCCCAGCGTGCCCTTGCGCCCTACCTCCCCAATAGGGTGGACAGGCATCAGCCACACGATGCTGATGCCCATGGAAGCCAGCCGCGGCAGGTGCGCGGCAAACGCCCGAAATGTGCCTTCTGGCGTGAATTGGCGCAGGTTTACTTCGTAGATAGTGGCGTTGGCGGCCCAATCGGGGTGGCGCACCTGAAAAAGGTGGGCGCTGGGGTGCAACTGAGGTTCAGACACGGCAGAGGGGTAGGCGAAAACAAGTTGGACTGCACCTGCCTACGCGAAATCAGCCTTCCATAGCCGAATCTAAAGAGCACCGGTGCCCGGTGGAGTAGCCGGGCATTCCCAGAACGCAGAGAAAGACCGTCATTCCGAGCTTGTCGAGGAATCTCGCGTGCTGACGTTGCAGGCGTGGGACCTCACCCCCCGGCCCCCTCTCCGAAAAAGGAGAGGGGGTGCCTGATGATTTATAGAATAGCCAGAGGTAGAGATGCTTCGACTGCGCTCAGCATGACAGTTACTATTGCAACACCAGCACGCGAGATGCTTCGCTGCGCTCAGCATGACGTTCTAGAGAAATACTAGGTTCTAAAACCAGCTGTTGTCGGGGTCCGGGAGTTGCTCGTACACGCGGTAGCTGTGCGGGGTTAGTAGCAGGTCGGAGCCTGAGCCTAGCTTAGTTACCTGTCCGCTGAATACGTCGCGGTAAACGCCGGGGCCCAGGTTAGCCAGACGAATTTGGTGAGGCTGCTGACCCAGGTTCACGGCCACCAAAACCGCCTTTGGCCCCTTGCGACGCACGAAGGCATAGGTTTCGGGACTGGCCTCCGGCGCCATCCGGATAAACTCGCTGCACGGGTCGCCGTTGCGCAGGGCCGGGTGGCGCTTCTTGAGTTGAAGCAGGGTAGTATAGAACTCCTGCAGGGGGTAGGCGCGCCACGGAATCGTGTCCTTATCAAAGAAACGCAGCCGCTTTTTCAGGGCCGCTTCCTGGCCGCTGTACACCATCGGGATGCCCGGCAGCAGGGTGGCGAGCACGGCCTGGGGGAGGGCGTCTTTGCCGAGGCGCTCGTACTCGGTGCCATCCCAACTGTTGATGTCGTGGCTGCTGGTAAAGTACATGAGGTAGGCCGAGGCCGGGTAGCGCGTGCGCTCTACCTCGCGGTAGGCATCGAGGGCGGTGAGGGGCTGCTGGCGGCGGCTGATGCTGTCGAGGAGGTAGCACAGGCGCAGGGCGTAGGTGGCATCGAAGGCCTTTTCCAGCATACCGGTGTTGGGGTCGAACTCGCCTTTTTTCAGAAAGGGCGGGTTGTGCAGCTCGTCCCATTCGGCCAGCATAAACACGGGCTTTACTTTCTCGAGTACGGGGCGCGTCTGGTTCCAGAACTCCATGGGTACGAGGCCGGCCACGTCGCAGCGGAAGCCGTCGAAGCCTACGTCGCGCAGCCAGTACACCATGCTTTCCTGCATGTACTGGCGCAGCTCCGGCTTGCTGTAATCCAGGTCGATGACATCCTGCCAGTCAGCCACGGGCGGCACAAACTGGCCCTGGGCGTTGCGGGTAAACCACTCGGGGTGCTGCTGGCGGAGCTGGCTGTCCCAACTGGTGTGGTTGGCTACCCAATCCAAGATAACGTGCATGCCGAGCTTGTGCGCGGTCTGAATCAGGTGACGCAAGTCGTCCAGAGTGCCAAACTCCGGGTTTACGGCTCGGTAGTCCTGCACGGAGTACTGGCTGCTCAGGGTACCTTTGCGGTTGAGCTTGCCGATGGGCTGCACTGGCATCAGCCACAAAATGCCGACCCCCATTTTCTGGAGGCGGGGCAGGTGAGCCTCAAAGGCCCGGAAAGTGCCCTCCGGGGTGTACTGGCGGATATTGACCTCGTAGATACTGGCCGAATCGGCCCAGGCCGGGTGCCGGATGGTATAGGCTTCAGGGGCCGCCGGGGCGCAATCGGTGGTAGGTTCCATGCGGCAGGCCGCCAGAAGCAGCCAGCCGAGCAGGAAGGAAAGAACAGTGCGGGACATGCCGAAAAGTACCCCTTTTCCGGCACTTGGTCCTCCGAAGCAGGGTAGCAAAAAGGCCGGGCGGCAAGGCATGCAACTCGGCGTGAAGGCTTTGAAAGAGTAATGCTTCTGGATAATAAACCAGCGTCATTCCGAGCGCAGCCGAGGAATCTCGCGTGCTGACGTTGTAATTACTATTGCAACGTCAGCACGCGAGATTCCTCGGCTGCGCTCGGAATGACGGTCTATGAACAGCCGGCCTGCTGCCCTAGCCAGCTTTCAGCGCAGTCCGCGGTTCGTAGCGGACGCCGCCGAACCAGTACAGCATCAGGGTACGGGAGTAGCGCAGGCTGAGCGGGGTCAGGAGCACGGCCACCACGGCCACACTGGTCACGTACACCCACACGGCGGGGTCGTGAAGCAGGAAGTACACCAGAAAGCCGGTTGTCAGCATAATAGCCGTGGAAAAGGCGTAGCTAATGAACATGGCACCCCAATAGAACCCCGGCTCGGGCTCATAGGCCTGGGCGCAAACCGGGCAGCGGTCCGGCATTTCAGCAAAGTGAACGGGATTAGCGGCAGAGTGCGTGAACAGGTGGCCTTCGTGGCAGCGGGGGCAGCGTTGCTGCAACATAGCCAGGCCCGTAGATTGTATCTTCGGCATGATTTCCAGGTAGTTGGTGAAATCGTAGAACAAAGATAAAATGCCCTTCCTGCGCCCGTAAGAGCCATTTCCGGGTTTGTCCGGTACAAATCAATTCGTGATGGTGGGTGATGGGGTGACAGGGCGTACTGGCGGCAGACTTCTGGCCGGAGGCCAGGCGTCTGCCTGCCGGCCAATAGGGCAAGTCTCCCGACTTGCGGCCGCCGAAGGCGGCTCGCTCGCGTCTGCGCCGTTCGGGATTGTTTGGGCGGCCCCTGCTTAATAAGGTTTGCATACAGGACGGACACCCGGTGCGGCATTCTCGTGCTAGCTACCTTTTGGCTTTAGCAAAGGAGAGCAGAATGTGCAAATGGCGCGGACGAACCCAACGCGAGCTGGCCGCCGTTGGCGGCCGCAAGTCAGGAGACTTGCCTTATTTACCGACGGGCAGACGCCTGGCCTCCGGCCAGAAGTCTGCCGCCAGTACACCCTGTCACCCTGTCACCCCATCACCTGTCACTTGTCACCCCTTCCCCCTCATACCGAAAGCCCTCCGGGGTTTGCCCAGTGTGCTTGCGGAAGTAGCGGCCGAAGTAGGAAGCGTCGTCGAAACCGAGCGTGTCGGCTACCTGGGCCACGGTGGCGGACGTGTGGCGAAGCAGGCGGCGGGCTTCCATCAACACGCGCTCCTGAACAAGGGCACTGGCGGTTTTGCCCAGGTGGCGGCGGCACAGGGCATTGAGGTGGTTGGGCGAAACATGGAGCAGATCGGCGTAGTGCTGCACTTCCCGCTGAGTGCGGAAATGCTGGTTGAGCAGGGCTCCGAACTCGCGCAGGAGGTGCTGGGCGTGGCGCGGCTCGCCGCTAGCAGGTTGAGCCGCCGTGGAGGGGTAGTGACGCGCGGCCAGTTCCAGGCAAATAAGCAGGTAGGAGCGAAATACCTCATCCTGCTGTGGGGCCGGGGTAGCGTGTTCCTGCCACATGCGCTCAAATAGAGGCCGCAGCTCAGTTTCTTCGGCGCCTAGGTGCAGCACGGGCGCATGTACGTGCTGGAAGAATGGGTACTCATAGAGCCGGCCACCGGGGTAGCGGGCCAGGTAGAAATCAGCCTCAAATAGTACCACGTAACCTTGCGCGTCTTCGGAAAGCTGCCAGTGATGCACCTGTCCCGGGGTCATGAAAAACAGGCTACCCGGCTCCAGCGGATAGGTTACCAAGTCTATAGTGTGCGTGCCCTGGCCCTGCGTGACGTAGAGCAGCAGGTAGAAGTCGTGGGCGTGGGGCTGACTGGTACCGGGGAAGTTGGCCACATGCCGCGCCAGCCGCTCCAGGTACCACGGCCGTGGTCGTTGCTGCGGAAACGATTCAAGCGTCAGGACGGGCAGGCGGGGCGGTTGCATACAGGGTCGGTTACTCGCCGAAGTTACGGAGCCGCTTCTTGCTGAGCTCGTAGCTGATGATGGCCGGAATATAGAAGGTGATGTCGGCCAGGAACTTAGCGGCCAATATGCCGCCGGCCCGGCTGCCGGTCCAGCGGGGCAACCAGTACATCAGCGCCGGCCGAATCAGGAAGCTGTCGAGTATTTCGGCCGGCCCGAACTCCACGGCCAGGGCCCGCACGTTGCGCCCGAAGGTGCGCGCGCTGTAGTGCCGGCCCTGGGCCTGCAGCTCCCGGCGTGCCAGCCGCATATCCTGCCCCAGCAGCCACCCAAAATAAGCCACGTTCCCGGCCCAGGTACCTGCCAGTGCGGCCCGCAAATCCTGCTCCGGCGCCAGGTGCCACGCCACGCCCGCCCCGGCCAGGGTAGCCACCACCGACAGTATCTCGGCGGGCAGGTAGCGGCGCAGCCATTCACGGATTTTTGGTTTCATAGCAGGAGAGGGGGGTAGGGGTAAGGTTCTGCTTGCTACCGAATCACGAGCAACCGCTGGTGTTGCCCGGCCAACTCGACTCGGTAAACGCCACTCGGTACCGGACGGCCCTGCGCGTCGTCAGCATTCCAGATCAGGGTGTGCGGCCCCGCTTGGTTAGCCGTGGGGAAGGTGCGTACTAACTGGCCGTGGGCGTTGAAGATCTGCAACGCACCTGCCGGGCCTGGCTGGTGCAAGGTGTAGCGCAGTTCTGTGCTTCCCCCAAACGTGCGGTTACCGGGTGCCTCCAGCGTCAGGATTTCTGGGCTCAGATTGGGGGCGGGGGCGGTGTTGAGCCGCAGCCCCGCAATGCTTAAGCCCACGGAGCGGCGGCCCACCGCGAAGCGGAGCCGCAACGTATGTCGCAGGCTATCAAACTGCCAGTCGGTAAGGTCCTGTTCGCCAATCCGAACTGCTTGGGGCGGGGCCGCAACGCGCGGAATCAGCAGTTCAATCACCCGGGTGGCGGGCTCGCCTTCGTAGCCCGGGCCGCGGGGCGTGACACTAAACGTGGTAAGATCAGGCAAGTTAGAACCCGTGAAGCTCAACAGCTGGTAAGCCTGCCGCTGCATCCGAGCTCCGCTTTTACCATCATCTTCGTATAAAGAGAAGCTGGAGTGCACCACATCTGGGTCGGCGTAGTAGCGCAGGCGCAGGGTATCGGCACGGTAAAGAGCGGTACTACTTACGTAGGGCGCCATAGGAACAATGGCCCCGGCCCGCGCCAGCACCGGAATGCGGGCCAGGAGGGCAGAGCGGCCCACGGTAGCGCCGCCGGGCACCGTTTCGTGGGTGTAAAAATCAACCCAGCTGCCGGCGGGCAACACCACGTTGCGGCGGCGTTGGCCGGGCTGCAGAACGGGTGCTACCAGCAGGTTCGGGCCGAGCATAAACTGGTCGTTGAGGTTGGCCAGGGCCGGCGTATTCATTTCAGTAGGAAGCCAGGAACGCTGGGCAGGGCTGCTGATGAGTGGGGCTCTCCATTCATCAGGGTTAGCTAAATCCTCATCCGTAAAGCCGGCTTCTCTTTCCTCGGCGGTGAGGGGCGTGGGGTCCCAATTCGGGCTGGGGGCGGGCGCTGTACTGAAGCTGGGGGCTCCGTAGTTCATGGGGCGGGTCAGGGGCGTGCCGGTCTGGCTGTTTTCCCAGGCCAGCGTGTAGAGGTAGGGCAGCAGTTGGTAACGCAGGTGGGTGGCTTCGCGCACATAGCTCTGATAGGGCTCCGGAAACCAGTACGGCTCGGGGGGCGTGCCAGCCCCGTGCGGGCGCAGAATAGGTCCCAGGCTAGCCATCTGCAGCCAGCGGGTGTACAGCTCGGGGTCTACGGTATTGCCCGCGAAGCCGCCCGCATCGGAGTGCATGTAGCCTACCCCACCCAGCCCCATGCTGAGCATAATGGGTACTTGGGCCTGCAGGCCGCTCCAGGAGCGGCTCACGTCGCCCGACCACGGAAATACGCTGTTGCGCTGCATGCCCGCCCAGCCCGAGCGGGCCAGGTTAAACAGCCGCTCCTGCGGGTAATTCTGGGTGTAGCCTTCCTGCAGAATGCTAGCCCAGGCCTGTCCGTAGGCGTTATGGATGCGCCGCGTGGGCCCCGGGTCATACACCATGTCAGTGGGCTGATTCTCGGGCTCGCCCAGGTCGCTCCACCAGCCGCCCACGCCATCTTGCTTCAGCCGGTTGTACTGCTGCCAGAGCCAGTGCTGCGTTTGGGGCCGGAACATATCGAGCAGGGTAGCCGGGCCGGCCCAGAAGGAGGCTACCGTATAGGGGCGGCCCAGCGTATCGCGGCCCACCAGCCCCTGGCGGCGCACCAGGCTGTCGTTGATGGATGCGCGCATCACGTAGGGCTCCGAAATCAGGATGGTTTTGACGCCCGCCGAGTCGAGGCGGCGCATCAGGCGGGCAGGGTCCGGGAAATGGGGCTGCTGCCACTGAAAGTCGCCCTGTCGGGACGTGCCTCCAAACCAGTACAGGTCCAGCACCAGCGCGTCCAGCGGGAAGCCGGCCCGGCGCATGCGGCGGGCAACCTGGTACATTTCCTGCTCCGAGCGGTAGCCGAACCGGCTTTGAATAAGGCCCAGGGCCCAGCGTGGGGGTAGGGGCTGGCGGCCGGTCAGGGCCGTGTAGCGGTCCAGTATCTCGGCGTAGGATCTGCCCGAAACAATGAAGTACCCCAGGTTCGTGAGTCCCTCGCCGGTGTACTCCAGCGTGTTTTTATCAGTGGCTCCCAGATCTAGCGTGCCGGGCGCGTGGTTATCGAAGAACAGCATGTAGCCCCGGCTGCTGACCACCGTTGGTAAGCTCACATTCAGCGTTGACTCGCCGTTCTGGTAGCCGTAGCGGGCTTCGTTGTAGAGGGTTAGGCGGCGGCCGCGCCGGTCCAGGGGCAGGGCGCGGGAGCCCGTGCCGTACAGGTGCTCCTCGGGCGCCAGCTGAAACGACACGCCCGTGCCACCCGGCGTACTACCCACCGCAGGCTGCTGAAATACCCCGTCGGTTTCCCGAAGCAGCGTTTTACCGTTCTGCGAACAGCTGACTCGTAGCGGGTTTTTCTGAACAGTAAAGGTAACCGTACGGTCGGTTTTCCACTCCAGGATGGTGGGGGTAGCCCGTACGAGTCCTTCGGCCCATTGCTGATAAAACCGGGCCGGCATGCCGGGCTCTGGGCCCTCGTGGTGCGTTCCGGGCGGGTGCCACGGCTGCGGCGCCTGAACCACGCTCACCGAAGAAATATCCTGCACCGGCTGCCCCGCCGGAAAATACTCTACCCGCACGACGCCCACCGCCCAGGGCCGTAGGCGCAGCGTAGCCCCAGTGGTGCTTTTAATGGTTAGGATGCCTTTATCATAAGAGTGGCTCCCGTAGTTGCCAATTGCCGTGCGGGAAGCGGCCGGGGCTACTGGCCGGGCAAATGGGTCCTGGGTGGGCGGGCCGCCGGCGGTGCGCTGCCCGTAGGCCGACAGAAGCGGCGGAAGCAGCAAAAACGGCAGCAGCCGGAAACAGCGGAACAGGTAGGCCATGGAAGGGGATTCAGAAACAATCAGCCAAGATAGCCTCCGGAATAGGTCCTGAGCCTGGGTTTACAGTAAAATCCTCCGGGAAAGCCTTCTTCCGGGACGAAGAGCAAACAGCGCACAAAATTCGGCAAACCGGGCATTACCGGGCCGGCAGAAGAAGGGAAGACAAGCGGCCGCGTGGCGTCAATACCAGCACCAAAGGCAACGCCCGCGCCGTGGCTGGCGTACAGTTCTCCTACCTACGTCATTCTTCCCAACTCCCTGCGTTATGAACCACGCCGACCGCATCGAAGAAACCATTGAAGGCATCTACCATGCCCTGGAGCAACACAGCAACCACCCCGTAGATGCCGGCCTGGGCCACATCGACAGCTGGATTCAAGCCCTCGATGGCCTCGGGGGCTCGGCCCTCACCGGCCTGCAGGCCGAGCTGCGCAACCTGCGCTCCTTCGTGGAGCGCGACGACCGTCCGGCCATGGCCAACTCCCTGCAGCTGCTGGGCCAGCAAACCTCCCTCATGGCCCGCGACATGCACGACGGAGTAGGCGACCATCTGCGCCACCTGGGCCAGGTACTGATTACGGCCGCCGGCAACCTGAAAGTATC is a genomic window containing:
- a CDS encoding YdeI family protein; translation: MARKLDTLEVVDVLNRPAWRAWLVAHHEQPVGVWVVLHKKNSVSGTLTYAEAVEEALCFGWIDSLPRKLDGTRYQLYFSPRKKGSVWSAVNKKRLEQLRAAGLLMPAGQAKIDLAQQDGSWAALDEVDALLLPPDLAAALAATPAAEQNFQRLAPSVRKQHLQQLTAVRRPETRQRRIAQLIEQLMAVK
- a CDS encoding alpha-amylase family glycosyl hydrolase, with protein sequence MSRTVLSFLLGWLLLAACRMEPTTDCAPAAPEAYTIRHPAWADSASIYEVNIRQYTPEGTFRAFEAHLPRLQKMGVGILWLMPVQPIGKLNRKGTLSSQYSVQDYRAVNPEFGTLDDLRHLIQTAHKLGMHVILDWVANHTSWDSQLRQQHPEWFTRNAQGQFVPPVADWQDVIDLDYSKPELRQYMQESMVYWLRDVGFDGFRCDVAGLVPMEFWNQTRPVLEKVKPVFMLAEWDELHNPPFLKKGEFDPNTGMLEKAFDATYALRLCYLLDSISRRQQPLTALDAYREVERTRYPASAYLMYFTSSHDINSWDGTEYERLGKDALPQAVLATLLPGIPMVYSGQEAALKKRLRFFDKDTIPWRAYPLQEFYTTLLQLKKRHPALRNGDPCSEFIRMAPEASPETYAFVRRKGPKAVLVAVNLGQQPHQIRLANLGPGVYRDVFSGQVTKLGSGSDLLLTPHSYRVYEQLPDPDNSWF
- a CDS encoding AraC family transcriptional regulator, yielding MQPPRLPVLTLESFPQQRPRPWYLERLARHVANFPGTSQPHAHDFYLLLYVTQGQGTHTIDLVTYPLEPGSLFFMTPGQVHHWQLSEDAQGYVVLFEADFYLARYPGGRLYEYPFFQHVHAPVLHLGAEETELRPLFERMWQEHATPAPQQDEVFRSYLLICLELAARHYPSTAAQPASGEPRHAQHLLREFGALLNQHFRTQREVQHYADLLHVSPNHLNALCRRHLGKTASALVQERVLMEARRLLRHTSATVAQVADTLGFDDASYFGRYFRKHTGQTPEGFRYEGEGVTSDR
- a CDS encoding TIM-barrel domain-containing protein, whose product is MAYLFRCFRLLPFLLLPPLLSAYGQRTAGGPPTQDPFARPVAPAASRTAIGNYGSHSYDKGILTIKSTTGATLRLRPWAVGVVRVEYFPAGQPVQDISSVSVVQAPQPWHPPGTHHEGPEPGMPARFYQQWAEGLVRATPTILEWKTDRTVTFTVQKNPLRVSCSQNGKTLLRETDGVFQQPAVGSTPGGTGVSFQLAPEEHLYGTGSRALPLDRRGRRLTLYNEARYGYQNGESTLNVSLPTVVSSRGYMLFFDNHAPGTLDLGATDKNTLEYTGEGLTNLGYFIVSGRSYAEILDRYTALTGRQPLPPRWALGLIQSRFGYRSEQEMYQVARRMRRAGFPLDALVLDLYWFGGTSRQGDFQWQQPHFPDPARLMRRLDSAGVKTILISEPYVMRASINDSLVRRQGLVGRDTLGRPYTVASFWAGPATLLDMFRPQTQHWLWQQYNRLKQDGVGGWWSDLGEPENQPTDMVYDPGPTRRIHNAYGQAWASILQEGYTQNYPQERLFNLARSGWAGMQRNSVFPWSGDVSRSWSGLQAQVPIMLSMGLGGVGYMHSDAGGFAGNTVDPELYTRWLQMASLGPILRPHGAGTPPEPYWFPEPYQSYVREATHLRYQLLPYLYTLAWENSQTGTPLTRPMNYGAPSFSTAPAPSPNWDPTPLTAEEREAGFTDEDLANPDEWRAPLISSPAQRSWLPTEMNTPALANLNDQFMLGPNLLVAPVLQPGQRRRNVVLPAGSWVDFYTHETVPGGATVGRSALLARIPVLARAGAIVPMAPYVSSTALYRADTLRLRYYADPDVVHSSFSLYEDDGKSGARMQRQAYQLLSFTGSNLPDLTTFSVTPRGPGYEGEPATRVIELLIPRVAAPPQAVRIGEQDLTDWQFDSLRHTLRLRFAVGRRSVGLSIAGLRLNTAPAPNLSPEILTLEAPGNRTFGGSTELRYTLHQPGPAGALQIFNAHGQLVRTFPTANQAGPHTLIWNADDAQGRPVPSGVYRVELAGQHQRLLVIR
- the blaOXA gene encoding class D beta-lactamase; translated protein: MLRFRYLLFASGISLLLGAAPATPVTERNFQKQFDQYGVQGSFLLYETGTGRFTAYNEKRCRQGFLPASTFKIPNTLIGLQTGALPDTATVCKWDGVKRDFPQWNQDMSYARALRVSCVPCYQQLARQVGVGTYKQWLRKLRYPGILVTPATLDTFWLDGNSRISQFEQIDFLRRLQAETLPVEVRHQRAVKQLLLLQKTPSYALYGKTGWRFRSDTNPDNGWFVGWVQRPDGRTALFALNAEPTGGQAADTRFAAGRRALTEDILREMGWM
- a CDS encoding DUF983 domain-containing protein encodes the protein MPKIQSTGLAMLQQRCPRCHEGHLFTHSAANPVHFAEMPDRCPVCAQAYEPEPGFYWGAMFISYAFSTAIMLTTGFLVYFLLHDPAVWVYVTSVAVVAVLLTPLSLRYSRTLMLYWFGGVRYEPRTALKAG
- a CDS encoding alpha-amylase family glycosyl hydrolase, yielding MSEPQLHPSAHLFQVRHPDWAANATIYEVNLRQFTPEGTFRAFAAHLPRLASMGISIVWLMPVHPIGEVGRKGTLGSQYAVQDYFGVNPEFGTLDDLRYLVKTAHDLGLRVLLDWVANHTSWDNPLVQQHPEWYQHDAQGNLLPPVPDWTDVVAFDYRHPELRRYMTDALLYWVREADIDGYRCDVAGLVPTDFWDAARLELDAVKPLFMLAEWDELYPSGGLTWEQFNSDTKLLEKAFNMTFGLRLHYLLDHIAEGKQPLHGIDEYLAAERAKYPPSVYLMHFTSNHDVNSWDGTEYERLGPLALPFAVLTVLLPGMPLVYTGQEAALNKRLAFFEKDTVDWQDYHLQDFYTRLLQLKRRHYALQNGDSLSRFQRLPGPPDTYSFLRQKGLAAILTGINISPEPQPLLIPADAVGVWLDVFSGEQLMLEEGQEVVLPPHGWRVLEKQV